A genomic segment from Calditerrivibrio sp. encodes:
- a CDS encoding alanine--glyoxylate aminotransferase family protein, translating into MLKRYLLSPGPTPVPERVLLDMAMPMIHHRTSEFSKIFGEVREGLKPIFGTKQDILLLAGSGTAAMEAAVVNTLNEGDKVLVVNAGKFGKRWVEIASAFKLDVLTIDLEWGRSVKPEQVESKLIAYPEIKAVLIQASETSTTAYHPIEEIAKIVSLRDETLFIVDGITSVGVYETKMDEWGIDILITGSQKAFMLPPGLAMIALSEKAWRFVEKSRLPKFYLNLKKEKKSQSENTTSWTPAVSLIIGLKSVLDLMNKEGLSNVYKRHALCAEATRKGLMSMGFQLLAKDIPSNSATGILLPEGFDGGKFVKMMRENAGLAFAGGQDHLKGKILRVSHLGYHDFFDTIIALSSLEMGFFKFGLPIELGSSVKVAEEIFKDHLGV; encoded by the coding sequence ATGTTAAAGAGGTATCTCCTCTCACCAGGTCCTACTCCTGTACCAGAGAGGGTTTTGCTTGATATGGCTATGCCCATGATACACCATAGAACAAGTGAATTTTCAAAGATATTCGGTGAAGTAAGAGAAGGATTAAAACCTATTTTTGGCACAAAACAGGATATTCTACTCCTTGCTGGTAGTGGTACTGCAGCTATGGAAGCCGCAGTTGTAAATACTTTAAATGAAGGTGACAAAGTACTTGTTGTAAATGCTGGTAAATTTGGGAAAAGGTGGGTTGAAATTGCTTCAGCCTTTAAATTAGATGTTTTAACCATCGATCTCGAGTGGGGCAGATCAGTAAAACCAGAACAGGTGGAATCAAAACTCATTGCATACCCAGAAATCAAAGCTGTACTGATCCAAGCAAGTGAAACCTCCACAACAGCATACCATCCCATCGAAGAGATAGCAAAAATAGTATCCCTTAGGGATGAGACATTATTTATTGTTGATGGCATTACTTCTGTAGGTGTGTATGAAACAAAAATGGATGAATGGGGAATAGATATACTTATCACAGGATCCCAAAAGGCATTTATGCTCCCACCGGGACTTGCCATGATAGCACTTTCAGAAAAAGCATGGAGATTTGTAGAAAAATCGAGGCTTCCAAAGTTTTATCTTAATCTTAAAAAAGAGAAAAAATCCCAATCAGAAAATACCACTTCCTGGACTCCAGCAGTAAGTCTTATAATTGGCCTTAAATCTGTATTAGACTTGATGAACAAAGAGGGACTTTCAAATGTTTATAAAAGGCATGCCCTGTGTGCAGAAGCCACAAGAAAAGGGCTTATGTCAATGGGCTTTCAGCTTTTAGCAAAAGACATCCCATCAAACTCAGCTACAGGGATACTATTACCAGAGGGTTTTGACGGTGGGAAGTTTGTCAAAATGATGAGGGAAAATGCCGGTTTGGCCTTTGCAGGAGGACAAGATCACCTAAAAGGTAAAATCTTGCGCGTTTCTCATCTTGGTTACCATGATTTTTTTGACACAATCATAGCTCTTTCCTCCCTCGAAATGGGCTTTTTCAAATTTGGTCTACCTATAGAGTTAGGCTCGTCAGTAAAGGTTGCCGAAGAGATATTTAAAGATCATTTAGGGGTGTAG
- a CDS encoding ATP phosphoribosyltransferase regulatory subunit produces MSFSAIDRAKSVNKTINIISEILSLYGYSEIFLPIYEYYDILADKTFNFSDENIIRFIDRNTGKSLVLRPDFTPQVCRVVANYLSDMPLPIRLSYSGRIFRNVSAHKGIKSEKYQVGGEIFGSDEKTGDLEMLLIIKRVMNRLNIKDYKIIIGDKKFLTLLTSYIELDPFLKLLEKKNMTEIEHYLNKLKVDKTIFELLSYLPNAFGGIDVIESIKRLSLFSEPLSCRVDYIINLINSYVSIGGEQDKILFDISETRGLNYYTGINFDVVSDTYGLFLGGGGRYDNLMQKFGYDVPAAGVAFNIEEILEITGLDKYINENIVVVDGSKGLSFAEKLRDESVKVFFK; encoded by the coding sequence ATGTCCTTTTCAGCCATAGACAGAGCCAAAAGTGTAAACAAGACGATCAACATAATATCAGAGATATTATCCCTTTATGGATACTCAGAAATATTTCTGCCAATATACGAATATTATGACATCCTCGCGGATAAGACCTTTAATTTCAGCGATGAAAATATTATTCGATTCATCGATAGGAACACAGGTAAATCATTAGTATTAAGGCCAGATTTTACACCACAGGTATGCAGAGTAGTAGCAAATTACCTCTCCGACATGCCTTTACCCATAAGACTTTCATATAGTGGTAGGATTTTTAGAAATGTTAGTGCTCACAAAGGGATCAAATCGGAAAAGTATCAAGTGGGTGGAGAAATCTTCGGATCAGATGAAAAAACCGGAGATCTCGAAATGTTACTTATCATCAAAAGGGTAATGAATAGACTAAACATTAAGGACTATAAGATTATCATAGGCGACAAAAAATTCTTAACTCTATTGACATCATACATAGAGTTGGACCCCTTTTTAAAGTTATTAGAAAAGAAAAACATGACAGAGATTGAACACTATTTAAATAAGCTAAAGGTTGATAAAACCATCTTTGAGCTTTTAAGTTATCTTCCTAATGCTTTTGGTGGAATTGATGTCATTGAAAGCATCAAAAGGTTATCTCTCTTTTCCGAACCTCTTTCCTGTAGAGTTGATTATATCATCAATCTTATAAATAGTTATGTATCAATCGGTGGAGAACAAGACAAAATCCTTTTCGATATTAGTGAAACAAGGGGACTAAACTACTACACAGGTATAAACTTTGATGTTGTTTCCGATACCTATGGACTTTTTTTAGGTGGTGGTGGTAGATACGATAATCTAATGCAAAAATTTGGCTATGATGTCCCCGCTGCTGGAGTTGCATTTAATATTGAAGAGATCTTAGAGATAACTGGACTTGATAAGTATATAAATGAAAATATCGTTGTAGTTGATGGTAGTAAAGGTTTGAGTTTTGCAGAAAAACTTAGGGACGAATCTGTAAAGGTGTTTTTCAAATAA